The sequence CTATAAGTTTTCCTATTAGGGAATGTCTCATAAGAACTGAGATGGTAGTAGATATATCGCGTTTTTTCTGGGAGTATGCACCTCGTGTGCAGTCTGGTCCATTTTCAGCACCATTTCATTGAGAGCCAACGAACTATACTTTGATCTTATTTTTCAACAGCTCCTCTAGTGATGTAATGTGATTTAATATGAACTCAATTTACGTTATGcgatattgtaaattaatttaatacgatgaggtgaaatattatataacataAGTATATTCCGGTGACCCCGAGATCACCCCACAAAGGTGCATATCTAATATAATTTGTTGTGATTTGGCACGATACTTTATACAAGTATAATTTGATGTCAAGTGACGCGGTATGATGTGGAGCGACGTTGCCCCCTGTGATATGATGTGATCGCCGCGTTATGATGTGATAAGATATGGTCTCTCGTTTATTTAAACGACATATGATGTGATATGATGAACTGAGTTCTTAGTGTGAACTTATGTCAATATGATGCGATATCATGTGATGTGAGTTTATATCAAATCCTTCACTTGTTGCAAAAATGTCATAATAAAACATTATATACATAGATAAGTGCGCAGAAATTACTACAGGTTGTTCTATTCTGacgataaaacaaattttggcgaTATTGAATAACAGTATCTTTTAGACGAAAATATGTCCTTACTTATGTACTAAGGGAGGTTTAGTGAACTTAAAATCTGACgccgtttttctttacattttggTTTGTTGGGTTATGAATTATGAAGTAGTATTATAAATTATGATACGCTATCATATGATGCGATTTTAAATCATGTAACGTAATATGATGCGATATCAAGTGATGCGAATTTATATCATGTGATGTATTTTAGTGATCTGATATACGTGAACTAATCACTAATTGAATTGGTACTATGCGCATTGTATATAATTTGAGTCCTCCCGATTCTTGGGGAGGATACAGAGCCACACTGAATAACCAGCCAGCTGAGATCAAACCTATTTATATACATAGTTTAAAGTCAAGcaaccattttttttcaaaaactacgTTGCCTCGTTAAACTTCTATCCAAATTTCACAAAATCACATTTTTCCATATTCTTGGCCAGTGTTGAACgcactttaacaaaaaatattcacttccTTTAGCTAATTAACAGCCTCAACTTGAATCTGAATGAAGAGGCGGAGCATTCTGAAAAATTTATCAAACCGGTCTACTTTCAAGCACAACTACCATTAGGCTACTTTATGGCTAAAGTAGTTTTGCCCAAGCTGTATGTTGCACGTCATTTGGATAATAATTATGTGGTATCGCTTAACACATACGATGGAAATTTTACACGCGTGCGCATCAACGAGCATGGTATCGTAGAAGAGATTGTGTGTGTAGCTAAAACTGTAAGTAAAACGCTCTACTagctacttatacatatacagtagAAACTCATTCTAGCACGTAATGAAAACCGGGCTCGATATAAGCGTGTCGCAAGTACTTGCATTTTTCTCCATACAAATTAgaatacttttttattgataGCAATCCAAGTTAGTTTTCATTATTgcatattaattaaatacattttaaagcgctaagtttcatttgaaatttaagaaatattcgattttgGTCTGTTTTGTACAAACTCTGCCCAATGCAAGCAAATATTGAATGCTGATATTGCCTCCTCCAATGTGATTTTATTCGTATTTAACATCACGTCGTTGGTCCCTCTACCAACTGTGTCGTCGTCTCCATTACAGTATTCTtcatttaaaactgtaggtgccgaAAGTGGTTCAACGATCCATTACTCGATTTCAGATTGGGAGACTTGCTGAAATGCAATGGTCCTACTTCCCGAAGCAAAGATGCAACGAAATGAATATTCGATGCATCATCGGCTATCTGTAATCGTAACTCCGAAAGAGCATTGATATCGTCACAGTCTTAGTCAAACgctttttcaaacagtttttgaaTTGAAGTTGCAGTATGAGCATCCCATTCACTAGCTAAAAAGCATATTGTACTTTTCAGGTCGATATTTCGCAGTTATTCATCGACAGTTCCTCTACGAGCAACAATGTGACTTAAGAGGGGTTTTTTAGTTCAATTTAGTAAGCCTCATAACGTTTTGATCCATGGGCTGTATTGGAGCGTACAGTTTAGAGGAAGACACATTACCGATATTTGGCCATCCTAGCTCTTTAACTAAACCTCTTTGGATGGCATGTAGCATTATCATTAAGAAGAAGAGCGTTTCGGGAAGTATTGCGCACGAAGGAACTCCTTTACTTgtttatttaagcaatttttgatttgttttgacaaaaaatgaaaatacctCTGGAACAAATGTTCTGTTAAGCCATTCTTCAAATAGAATGCGGGTCACTCACGcacttttattttcctttttagaCAACAGGCTTATTTGTAAAATCGTTTAATGAACGCGGATTCACCGATTTCGCAATAAACAtcgtttttactttattattttcagcAGCATTTGTACAAGCAAGGAACGTTATTCTCTCCTTACTGATCTCATGCCCCGGAGCCGAGATTTCTTTTAAGCCCACATGAGTTTTATCGGTAAGAGCttccaaaataagccagactcatcggcattgttttgttaaatttgtccaAGAATGGGTGGATGGAGTCAGTCTTATTTGATAATTTGTTCCGCAAATTTTTAGCAATCGTATTCATGCCTCATTTTAAAGTTGTTGGcggaaattcagagagaacgtaggttcgaatctcggtgaaagacaaaattaagaaaaagttgttttctaataacggtcgcccctcggcaggcaatgacaatataaatatatttatatatataacgcAACCATTTCTAGCGTAGAAGCCTTCAGGCTTTTCCTGAATTTTGTCATGTAAGAACTTTGCTTTGTAATTGATAAGTTTTTGGTCCTTTGATTCGCAAACCAATATTTGGAAACTCAGAAATCTtaagagttttctttttttctggaCCGAGTTAAGATCACGTAACAAAATTTATGGACGGTTCACGTGAAAGTTTTTAGCTAATGCTTTTATGGATATTCTCGCATTTAATGTTTTCAGAATGTCAGCTTTTTCTTTTACTGCATGCAGCATAAACTTTATCTTTGCCATTATGAGACCACACCAAGCAAAAGTTAACGCAGAACTGTCGCTTcgtcagcaaataaattagaGGGTACTTCTCCTAAATTCATTCAGGTGATTCAGATACTTAATAGATACCAGAATAACAACGACGGTACGTCCACGAgctttattctcaaaaatacaacgtcaaaacaaaaaagagaaagacaaaacaaaaagtgtTCCAAGTATTGCGGTAAACATTTTCTAATGTCGCAAGTGCTGAgtacgcaataaaaaaaattgtgtcgcAAGAACCGTGGTGCGCAAGTatcgagtttctactgtatGTACGTACCGTACCACTTCacaggaaaataaaaacaatgtcgTATTAAAGTCTGAGTCCTGAGTCTAAAGGGGCAGTCAAGACGGAAACATCGATGCATCATACTTTCAGAGTAGACTGTACTCGTAAATGCCGAAGATAGGTATGTCGGAAAATGTACAAAGGTGACTCTAACATTCggtcaaaaaaacaaattttatgaaattaccTTGGCAAAATACATTAGGCTCAGGGCTTCGTGTACGGCTAACTTTTTTTTGGGTACGGCTAACTTTTTTggattaacattattttttatattcatcaaTCAATCTATGTAAATGGTATATACCTCTGTCCATAAGCAGAAGCGCAGCTTTGATCACTTGCAATATTTCGTGGGTAAACATGAGGCATTATTGAATGATTTGCATGTACGCTGGTATCTAAAGGGAATAActagttttgttgattttttcgagGAGCCTTGGACTGAGCTGATCATGCATCCGGGCTTTGATGATTTACGTCGTAAAATTCGTATCCTCGCGCTCGATACTGCTAAGGAAGTTATGAGTATGGTAAGATACAAtattgcatatatacatacatacatttgagcGGAACTcggtattataaaattatttgtctAAACTTGAACAGGACCCGGAAATGGATCGCAGAACGCGCAAGGAGTTCATGAAGCGTCACATGGCCGATTCGAAGAACACGCACGAGGTGGAGAAAGCATTATTGCGCTTCTTGAGAAAAAACCGCGATGACTTTATATATCCTTTTGCCTTGCCTGAGGACTTTCATCTTAATCTCGCCAGTAAATTAAATATGTGAAATACCGATTTTGTAGTAGCACACATAGTTAGTTCTATTCTTTATTACTGTACTAAAAATTATTGAGTGTATTGGTTACTTTTGCCTATATATTGCTTAAATTTGCTTAAATAgatattaaatacatatttgttgTTCAATTATATACACAATGCAATGTGTCTACGAGTGTGTATGTTAGGCGCCCAAGCCGCATTGCGTCACAAATTGTTTCGCCAAAGCGCATTGTTCATTATCGGTCCAGCGATGTGCCGGACAATTCTTGAAGTATTCCATATATGAACAGCCGAGCAGCATGCCAGAGTAGGGACTGCAGCCGCGTCGCAGTGCAGCAGCCCCTCCTCTGAGTGGTGTCTGTTTGAAGACCTGCAACTTTTGCTGTACCACAGGTTCACATTTACGATAGGCTTGCATCATGGTCTCCACATAGGCGGAATCATTACTGAATTTGTTCTGCAAATGAGCGCGCATAGCATCATAGTTGAGCTTCTCCGGTACTTGCATATATTGCGTCTCTTTGAGAATACACTCGGCGAAGCACTGTCAGAGGAACATTGGTTCCACATtaggtatgtacgtacatatgtatatgaatgtacTTACCGTAGCCTTTTCTACTGTGGGTGGTCCATTGTTGTGTTGGCCGCCAATACCCATACGCTGAGCGCATGCCTCTGTGGTTCGATCCCGGCCACCATCTTTACAGCAAAGCGATGGGTCCTGCGAAAGGAAGAGAGGAGTAgataaattaattaatgaataggaaattaaaaagaaaatatgaaatatctACGAACAAGTGTAATTCTCCGAAATAATACAAATACGAGCGATTTACATCGGCATCCAAAATATGATTACATCATATGATGGGATCAAGCACTCCgatcaaaagcaaaaatttttcgatttaaagATCAAATAAAACAGAACGAAGTATCTCGCATGGCTTAACACGTTAAGAATTGCGCCAGATCTTAGAATTGGCGATCACGAATTCGAAAGCGTGGATGAATTAAATACCTCGGACAGATCATATTTTGCCCACGTTAAACTATTAAAAAGCAAGCTCTTGAGTAGGAAaacgaaaatcaaaatatataaaacactaATTCAACCAGTGGCAACGGGCGGTACGAAACGTAGACATTGAAAGCGAATACAATAAACAGTCTGGGAATAAGAATACTGAGGATAGTACTCCAATGCTAGGGCACGTTTGCAATGCATGATGAAAGAATACCTCGCAAAGCACTAGATGCGCGCATGCTTGGTGAAAAGCGAAGAGGGCGGCCACGGAAACGGTGGTTAGACGACGTTGAGGGCTACCTCAGATGCATAGGAGTGACCAACTATCGTAGTCTGGCTATGGGCTGAGATGCATGGAGAAGAATTGTGGAGAAAACTAAGGCTCACATCGAGCTGTAATGATATGAACGATGATGAATAAGTATGGGCGCGTTTTTGAAAAGGCACAGTGGTGTTAGGTTGAGTTAAAAGTTCTGACCATTTTCCACTAGATGTCTTAAGACAGTCATCACGACGTACGCACTGTATTGTCACTATTTCGTACACATATCATTATCGGGACTTCGAATAGTTTTAAAGTAATCCCGGAATCCCGGTGTGATCCACCATGGGCATAACTTTTGTGATATGAGTAAAACTCAATAACTGAAAGCATTTAAACATACCTTGTAATAATACCAGTaaactgattttaaaaattgcataGGGAATGGTAGGCAATTATAAATCATCGACcccataaataattttcaaatagcgTGAATTGACCAAACACAGAaaactgctatttttttttttgtcttttcatTAAGCTCACTTTATATCCAGCAGCCGCTGGTATCTTATAGCCcgagcatacattttttatttcaaaagtttaattttagAGTTTGTATTTGCCAAATTTCCGGGAACTGTAGCCGAATTACTTGGTGCATGATCACCATGCGGTAGTGCCCCGGTTGGAAACCCCGCGCATGAAgaaccaaatgatagaaaaggagGGCCATTGCTCGGCAGGCAagcgcaaacctccgagtgtatttctgtaaagaaaaagaaaggagTCAGTGCAGAAACACAGCAACAGAACTAAACACCTTGGAACCACTAGTGAGGTCATGGAAAAGTGGTTAAAGGTAAAATATTCCAATTgtgatttaaaaaatgaaatagtaTGGGATTATCAATGTAGGTTTGGATAGATGccaaaagcaaaagcaagaaGAAATTGCTTCAAAACCGAACCGAACTCTGTGCAGCTGGTGGGGATCCAAACGTTTTGCCTGTTCTAACAAATCTGGAAGAAGCCATAGTGAGCTTCTTAAAATAAGATGTTTGCGTCGATCCACCAGAAAATGATATTGGAATCAGTGACTCGCAAGATGAATTGAGAAGAAGCACTGGTGAGCAGGAAGCTTGGCACAGAGATTTAAATGAAGTACCTGCAGAAGATTATGAAATGGTCGAAAATCAGGAACCTGAATTACCTGAAGCACAGCTCAttccaaaaacattaaaaactataaataagaaaaactctAAAAATGTAATTGGCGCTGTAAACGAAAAGAGCAGCATTGGAATCGCAAGTGAACAAGCAAGCGAAATGATGAAGGATGATATAgtttatatgaaagaaagtcTTGGATGAATTAAATGATGTGCAAGAGGATGCTTTTGGCACTGCAAAATATGACCATTCACAATAGAGTAAATTTTTTCCGATCAAGTTacacaatacaaaaacaaaatataatcgaCTCATTCGACAAGGGTCTATTCTACTCCCAGCCGACATTCGCAATAAGGGTGGTGATGTCAGATGTTATTATTAAATTAGAATAGTTGTTGAGATATAGCAAAAAAGCTCAAATTTTTGTGaagttgtattaaaaattagacAAAATTCTATACAAATTCATGTATACCTCCTAAACTGGCAGCCTAATTAAAAGTGCTATATATGGTACATCTTTGGCAGAAAATGTAAACAGCTTTAATTTCATAATAGGAATTTTCAAATGAACTTGCTATGTTTATGAGGgaggtttttaaaaattgggACATTTTACGTCTTACGTCCTGAATCTTTAATATCAGGATCAAAAAAAtcacatataaattttaatccaaattGGAGATGGTGTAGGCGTCTCGTTCAGTAGTCAAAACTCTACCTTATGAtaactcaaaaaagtaaaattaattattttaatctaaaaccaaaaaatatatactactAAAAGAAGATGTCACGTATACAATTTGGCCCCGATCTGTTTAATGTAATactaaatttggtttatttccatttacttttaattttatctctAAATCTAGGAAAGCTCCATAAAGGGAATCTGTATTTTGCCCTCTGTACGACACATCTTAGCCGTCTCCAATCGGGACCAAAAATAATATGTGTTATCTTCGACCATAGCAGTATTTACTAATGGCTTGAAGTTCATGAAATTTGATGTAAAAATTGGCTTTCTACATTTATTGATCACCCTAATGTGTATCCGGAGACTGAATTCACTTTTTTcagaactcaaaaaaattgaagttaGCAACACATCTCGAAAACTATTAATATCTGACTTCAAATTATACATAAAATATGACAATCGAATGCGACAgataaaaatcattttaaaaaagtaaagttaaGTTTATGCCATTGGTATTTAAAAATGAGTTTGAAGGTATGTGGCCGCGGTATTCTCAAATAAAGCACAATCTGGAAGTTCAGTTTTCGATGGTTCTTTTAAGTATCAGTGGTCGCATATGCGTAATAATACGAGGGATGTCTATGCAAATCATTGGTCTATCGGCGTAGACTTGCGATTTCATTTCCCCGCAGAGAGAATAAAAGGAAATGTTCCGAAAGCTTCCATAATTCGGAGATGACTTTTATTAGTTGACACTAAGAAATTAAATCCTGAACAACTTTGCAAACCCGATATTTCGGGGGCCCAAAAATTTTCGGGAATTACCATTCACATCAGCTCAGTTGAAAATTTGATCAGCTTTGTCGTGGATGCTGTAGCATTCATTAGGCATAACGGTTCAAATGTGACAACCGGCCTACTTATATccgtaaaaattgaaatattagtGTTGTagttgttatagcagcataaacattccccatacatgtacggcaAATACTGCTAGAGAGACAGTTCTgaggccggatataaatccgagtcgttccggtaccatagaaccgactgtcgcaggAACGGGCAGGTCACTGTAATATTTACTGCTAGCAAGcatgttaatttttatataaatttgtgtaacttttctttaaaaaaaattaatgaaactaTATTTGTATATCGTGTGCCAAAAAATGGAAATGCAGAAAACTACGTTCCCTTTAAAATGTAGAgagtcttagacactccaaaaagttcctaagcttcaacgctaaaagagctaacatggccctcacgttaaacaaaaagagcattcgcactctcacaggctccctcacgggtcacttcacctgcaacaaacacctacataaattaggcataactaacatcagcacctgcagattttactgcgaagatgaggagtctatagaacatctcttcatcgaatgtccggggttgacgcatagaaggaaaaggtttttaaacaagttcatgcttacagatgaagaccttcaatcactccctcagaaggagctggtacaaatcataagcatacttaacagtcaatagacagcatagggtgcacaatagatcaatatggtcgcaatGCTAAAGgtccataccttaaccctttactaccattaaccatccCTTTAAAATGTGGCATATTACCTCTTCAGGCCGATAGCATTCGCTGCTAGTTGCCTTTTGTCGTATATAATTATAAGTGTAAttcatgtaaattaaaaaaatatataggtataagtCTCGGTATGCTGCCCCTCTTTTGCATTAGTTGTCCAAGTTGGTActcaattaaatttcaatttctttgctTAAGTCTTTTCTGTTTCTATACATATGAAATATTCACATACGTACAGAGAGTGAAAAACAGTTTGGCACAGTAAGTTTTTTACAAAAGCGCATTATTTTtcatgccaattttttttttcattaattttgcataaaaatgtagttcatactacaaaaaaGAACATATTTTTCAGCTTGAAACTTTATAagacttaaaaaaatgcattcaatttttaaccaaacttcACCTTTTTCCTTtgctgaatttaattttttttttctagtatgtaccagagaactgcaccggctcagtgtaaaacattcatacgcttcgcttgaacaaaaaaaaaggcctttgcgttcaaacgatcgaacttgttcaaattagttattgtcattgtttatttcagctcaatcaaatcatgtgctgcgttttagctcttcgatgttatcaccaatcgtcttcatagcagccgtttcgggtatttgtTCGTTCGGCTacacattcatttttttgagcaagaataaaagggctactgagccaaatgagccggtttgaacacgtatgatcccgcatgagtttttgcatgtaactaacgatagcaaagtaaaagcaaaattttaaagcaaaaacactatattttcatatttgttttttttcctaaaacttataataaaacacgaaagaaaataatgtaaataaggaaacattgctgaaaccaactaatcctttcaaatacgaaacgcaatttacagcgcacattgtacgccaacgctcgtttgctcgaacatgtgctatttacaataatgacaattacttctttgaacaagtttgatcgtttgaacgcaaaggccgatgctaatttcattcaatgctgctttttgttcaatgattagatttgagctgaagacattagatcatacgtgttgactgagctgaactacgcgttcgcctgcatgagctgactgcatttgaccaaatattttggttcaattgactgaatgtgagcaagaaatttagcgtatgaacaactcaagaaaacagtgagccatgcaggtctctggTATGTACCTGATTTAACTCACTCAATTTTACTAttgatttttactatttttgtttttcttttaataatttttcttatacataTTCTTCCATCATTATACATATTCTTCAAATCAGAAACCGTCAGcagaaaagttattaaaaatcaacgcaaattttcaattttgcacTTTGTTGCACTCGCattaaatgtactaaaaaactGCGTACCAGAAAAAGGTTTAggaattctgagtaaaaagttcgaAATACTTATAGAAATTGTatacttcttttttatttattttttgtattttggacAGCTTTATaactattaaaaactgtattttcattcaaatgaaaacagaaaaaatgtcGCATTGTGAATATTAAAAACAGCACTGTGTCTGACTTTTTTATTtgcctgtatgtatgcatgtaatatGCACTTGGAATAACTTTCACACTCTTCAAAGCAAATATTCACTTCATACTTACCACTAAGCGCGGCGGCCGCTGGCAATCGATTTCCACTGCTTCGGCACACTGTGAagta is a genomic window of Anastrepha ludens isolate Willacy chromosome 6, idAnaLude1.1, whole genome shotgun sequence containing:
- the LOC128867867 gene encoding uncharacterized protein LOC128867867 isoform X3; translation: MLQASRKDPSLCCKDGGRDRTTEACAQRMGIGGQHNNGPPTVEKATCFAECILKETQYMQVPEKLNYDAMRAHLQNKFSNDSAYVETMMQAYRKCEPVVQQKLQVFKQTPLRGGAAALRRGCSPYSGMLLGCSYMEYFKNCPAHRWTDNEQCALAKQFVTQCGLGA
- the LOC128867867 gene encoding uncharacterized protein LOC128867867 isoform X2, whose product is MNANSQQTDVNSQLSEVRDVCRMQQDPSLCCKDGGRDRTTEACAQRMGIGGQHNNGPPTVEKATCFAECILKETQYMQVPEKLNYDAMRAHLQNKFSNDSAYVETMMQAYRKCEPVVQQKLQVFKQTPLRGGAAALRRGCSPYSGMLLGCSYMEYFKNCPAHRWTDNEQCALAKQFVTQCGLGA
- the LOC128867867 gene encoding uncharacterized protein LOC128867867 isoform X1, with protein sequence MVLALKFLVSCVFLIVSYSCAEAVEIDCQRPPRLVDPSLCCKDGGRDRTTEACAQRMGIGGQHNNGPPTVEKATCFAECILKETQYMQVPEKLNYDAMRAHLQNKFSNDSAYVETMMQAYRKCEPVVQQKLQVFKQTPLRGGAAALRRGCSPYSGMLLGCSYMEYFKNCPAHRWTDNEQCALAKQFVTQCGLGA